Proteins from one Methanococcus maripaludis C5 genomic window:
- a CDS encoding DUF2149 domain-containing protein: MLRRKNKKRFNKNEEDPMAGSANLVDAMLVLSVGFLVFLVMSWNMQSVVFSDTTQEEKMEIMQAMKQVAEIKMAKEIADMPEITDGSGSGFMEMGTVYQDPNTGRYIMIETE, from the coding sequence ATGTTAAGGCGAAAAAATAAAAAGAGATTTAACAAAAACGAAGAAGATCCGATGGCAGGTTCTGCAAACCTCGTGGATGCAATGCTTGTACTTTCAGTTGGATTTTTAGTATTTTTAGTAATGTCTTGGAACATGCAAAGTGTCGTTTTTAGTGACACGACACAAGAAGAAAAAATGGAAATAATGCAGGCAATGAAGCAGGTTGCTGAAATAAAAATGGCAAAAGAAATTGCTGATATGCCAGAAATTACTGATGGAAGCGGTTCGGGATTTATGGAGATGGGTACAGTTTATCAGGATCCAAATACTGGACGTTACATTATGATCGAAACCGAATAA
- a CDS encoding low molecular weight phosphatase family protein → MEDSSEISNKKIAFVCIHNKRRSVIAESFAKNLGLNAYSAGLEKTENVDKLVVEVMNELGLNVKEKPETIPELTKKIGNIDILVTMGCIGACPIVPAKKYIAWNIKDPAGKDIEVYRRIRDEIGKKVEELKKNKF, encoded by the coding sequence TTGGAGGACTCTTCTGAAATTTCAAATAAAAAAATAGCATTTGTATGCATCCACAACAAAAGAAGGAGTGTTATCGCAGAATCTTTTGCCAAAAATCTAGGATTAAATGCATATAGTGCAGGCCTTGAAAAAACAGAGAATGTCGATAAACTTGTAGTCGAGGTAATGAATGAACTGGGACTAAACGTTAAGGAAAAACCAGAAACTATTCCCGAACTTACTAAAAAAATAGGAAATATTGATATTTTAGTTACTATGGGTTGTATTGGTGCTTGCCCGATTGTTCCTGCAAAAAAATATATCGCCTGGAATATAAAAGACCCTGCTGGAAAAGACATTGAAGTTTATCGAAGAATTAGGGATGAAATAGGAAAAAAAGTCGAAGAACTCAAAAAAAATAAATTTTAA
- a CDS encoding basic amino acid ABC transporter substrate-binding protein yields the protein MFDVKKLILLGLVVSLVAFSGCTEDQASAKGSMTMTEGILVVGTDPTFPPFEEKNADGELVGFDIDLMNALGEKMGIEIQFVEQPFDGIIPALKAEKFDCIISAVTITDDRAKEVAFTNSYFDAAQVIAVLIDDDSVQSVDDLAGKVVAAQLGTTGEYEAQHYAEELGFEIKSYEVMADAFIDMENGRVNAVVTDDGVAQRFLDTKPGVYKVVGEPMTSESYGLAANLDNQELIDALNNALAEVKEDGTYDEIYAEWFDN from the coding sequence ATGTTTGACGTTAAAAAGCTAATTTTACTCGGACTAGTGGTAAGTTTGGTTGCATTTTCAGGTTGCACCGAAGATCAAGCTTCTGCTAAAGGTTCAATGACTATGACAGAAGGTATTTTGGTTGTTGGAACAGACCCAACATTCCCCCCATTTGAAGAAAAAAACGCGGATGGAGAACTCGTAGGTTTTGACATTGATTTGATGAATGCCCTTGGAGAAAAAATGGGCATAGAAATTCAGTTTGTTGAACAGCCTTTTGATGGCATTATCCCTGCATTAAAAGCAGAAAAATTCGACTGTATCATCTCTGCAGTTACAATTACGGATGACAGAGCAAAAGAAGTAGCTTTCACAAATTCATACTTTGATGCGGCACAAGTTATCGCTGTTTTAATTGATGACGATAGTGTTCAAAGTGTAGATGATTTAGCTGGAAAAGTTGTTGCAGCACAGCTTGGAACAACAGGAGAATACGAAGCTCAACACTACGCTGAAGAATTAGGATTTGAAATAAAATCATACGAAGTAATGGCTGATGCATTTATCGACATGGAAAATGGAAGAGTTAACGCAGTTGTTACTGATGATGGTGTTGCTCAAAGATTCCTAGATACAAAACCGGGAGTTTACAAAGTTGTTGGAGAACCAATGACTTCTGAAAGCTACGGTCTTGCAGCAAACTTGGATAACCAAGAATTAATCGATGCACTCAATAATGCATTAGCAGAAGTAAAAGAAGATGGCACATACGATGAAATCTACGCAGAATGGTTTGATAACTAA
- a CDS encoding DUF2162 domain-containing protein has protein sequence MVDEIWQLGLLSAIIIFGIKIGLSLGFAGLSKKVSAVIVLLYGLGTLLLSKLAAGFTDVINTVIYEYNFVIFMVMSLTILYAGFHTIREWKVNQKNSVASTSIAMIAPCPCCFGAVIASIVLISPSLGVSTFEIGKYASLILMITIGTVYLLSDAISRLIKVPRPIMMGNFMIFVGFYFLISALMIPNIVAGMSIQMSPMECPEFSSLGHVFLITSGLMIIGFIKNKKGMNFTNKMRSI, from the coding sequence ATGGTCGATGAAATATGGCAACTAGGACTTTTATCTGCAATCATCATATTTGGGATAAAAATAGGTCTTTCTTTAGGATTTGCCGGCCTTTCTAAAAAAGTATCTGCGGTTATAGTCTTATTATATGGGCTAGGTACCCTTTTGTTATCCAAGTTGGCTGCCGGATTTACGGATGTTATTAATACTGTTATTTACGAGTACAATTTTGTTATTTTTATGGTAATGTCGTTAACGATTCTTTACGCAGGTTTTCACACGATACGGGAGTGGAAGGTAAATCAGAAAAATTCTGTAGCATCTACCAGTATTGCAATGATTGCACCGTGCCCGTGCTGTTTTGGAGCGGTTATCGCATCAATTGTATTAATTTCTCCATCATTAGGCGTTTCAACATTTGAAATTGGAAAATACGCAAGTTTAATACTTATGATAACCATTGGAACAGTTTATCTGCTTTCAGATGCAATTTCGAGATTGATAAAAGTACCAAGGCCGATCATGATGGGAAATTTCATGATTTTTGTAGGATTTTACTTTTTAATCTCTGCACTCATGATTCCAAACATCGTTGCTGGAATGAGTATTCAGATGAGTCCTATGGAGTGCCCTGAATTTTCAAGTTTGGGACATGTTTTTTTGATAACATCTGGCCTTATGATAATTGGTTTTATTAAAAACAAGAAAGGAATGAACTTTACAAATAAAATGAGGTCGATTTAA
- a CDS encoding tetratricopeptide repeat protein, with translation MKLKGVLILFSILFIMNTCFAINNDSKTTDELYEEGKEYYNNGSYLKAVECYDKVLEMDPKYPRIMLTKNLALSKINRSERAIEYYDNGTYFYNRGQYENAIACYEEALKADPNYTYAVVFKGVVFISLKQYEDAVECSDKALELDPNHVSLWLCKAGALANSNPNECIEYCSEALKLYPNDSLFWFFKGSSLSKIDKCEEADECFDRAVELNPTILYLGYVKDLT, from the coding sequence TTGAAATTAAAGGGGGTTTTAATACTATTTTCAATTCTTTTTATTATGAATACCTGTTTTGCAATAAATAATGATTCAAAAACGACTGATGAATTGTACGAAGAAGGAAAAGAGTACTATAACAACGGAAGCTATTTGAAGGCTGTTGAATGTTATGATAAAGTTTTGGAAATGGATCCCAAATATCCAAGAATAATGCTTACTAAAAACTTGGCACTTTCAAAAATTAATCGTAGTGAAAGGGCAATTGAATATTATGACAATGGAACTTACTTTTACAACCGCGGGCAGTATGAAAACGCCATTGCCTGTTATGAAGAAGCCCTAAAAGCGGATCCGAACTATACTTATGCAGTGGTATTCAAAGGTGTTGTTTTTATTAGCCTTAAGCAATATGAAGACGCTGTTGAATGTTCTGATAAAGCTCTAGAATTAGATCCAAACCATGTTAGTTTATGGCTCTGTAAAGCGGGGGCATTAGCTAATTCAAATCCTAATGAATGTATTGAATATTGCAGTGAGGCCCTTAAATTATATCCTAACGATTCATTGTTCTGGTTTTTTAAGGGAAGTTCATTAAGTAAAATTGATAAATGTGAAGAAGCAGATGAATGTTTTGATAGAGCAGTAGAGTTGAATCCAACTATTCTTTATCTTGGGTATGTAAAGGATCTAACTTAG
- a CDS encoding amino acid ABC transporter ATP-binding protein — MIEMVNIHKKFKEAHVLKGVDLKVAKGEVLVIVGPSGSGKSTLLRCINGLEKITEGHMYFEGDDITDKKVNINKIRQKIGMVFQQFNLFPHLTVLDNITFAPRKVLKVSKKEAETLAMELLKKVGLEGKENQYPIQLSGGQQQRVAIARALAMKPDAMLFDEPTSALDPELVKEVLDVMKQLAYEGMTMVVVTHEMGFAKEVGDRLIFIDNGQILEDGDPAEIFSNPKHERTKNFFGKILSHN, encoded by the coding sequence TTGATAGAAATGGTTAATATCCACAAAAAATTCAAAGAGGCCCATGTTTTAAAAGGGGTCGATTTAAAAGTAGCTAAAGGAGAAGTTTTGGTAATCGTGGGCCCAAGTGGTAGTGGAAAATCCACACTTCTTAGATGCATTAATGGGCTTGAAAAAATTACTGAAGGCCATATGTACTTTGAGGGGGATGACATAACCGATAAAAAAGTCAATATTAATAAAATAAGACAAAAAATCGGTATGGTATTCCAACAATTTAATTTATTTCCACATTTAACGGTTTTGGATAACATCACATTTGCTCCGAGAAAGGTTTTGAAAGTTTCAAAAAAAGAAGCAGAAACTTTAGCGATGGAGTTATTAAAAAAAGTGGGTTTAGAAGGAAAAGAAAATCAATACCCGATACAACTTTCCGGCGGACAGCAGCAAAGAGTGGCAATTGCACGTGCTCTTGCAATGAAACCTGATGCAATGTTATTTGATGAACCGACTTCTGCACTAGACCCTGAACTCGTAAAAGAAGTACTTGATGTTATGAAACAGCTTGCTTACGAAGGAATGACGATGGTTGTTGTAACTCATGAAATGGGTTTTGCAAAAGAAGTAGGTGACAGGCTTATTTTTATTGATAATGGCCAGATTTTAGAAGATGGAGATCCTGCAGAGATATTTAGCAATCCAAAACATGAAAGGACTAAAAATTTCTTTGGAAAAATTCTTTCACATAATTAA
- a CDS encoding amino acid ABC transporter permease, giving the protein MAQSILSQFNLELFIKIIPQLIDGSILTIKITVFSIIIGLFLGTILGMGRISYNIVYRYISSFYIEFVRGTPLLVQIMIIYFGLPSFGINLSAYTAGILALGLNSGAYVGEIIKAGILSVHVGQMEAARSLGMNYAQAMRYIILPQAFRNVLPAIGNEFILLLKDSSLLSVIAIVELTRVGKQIYSSTYNAWTPLLGVALFYLIMTLPLSKLVQHIENRWKIDRNG; this is encoded by the coding sequence ATGGCTCAGTCAATCTTGTCACAGTTTAATTTGGAGCTATTTATTAAGATAATTCCTCAATTAATCGATGGATCCATATTGACCATTAAAATAACTGTTTTTTCGATAATCATCGGATTATTTTTGGGTACAATTCTTGGAATGGGCAGAATTTCGTACAATATTGTTTATAGATACATTTCTTCGTTTTACATCGAATTTGTAAGAGGAACTCCGCTTTTAGTACAGATTATGATTATTTATTTTGGACTTCCGTCCTTTGGAATAAATTTAAGCGCATATACTGCAGGTATTTTAGCCCTCGGGTTAAATAGTGGCGCTTATGTTGGAGAAATTATAAAAGCTGGAATCTTGTCAGTTCACGTTGGACAGATGGAAGCTGCAAGAAGCCTTGGGATGAATTATGCGCAAGCCATGAGATACATAATCTTACCACAGGCATTTAGAAACGTTCTTCCAGCAATTGGAAACGAATTTATATTACTATTAAAAGATTCGTCACTTTTATCCGTAATCGCCATTGTGGAATTAACAAGGGTTGGAAAACAAATATACAGCAGTACGTACAATGCTTGGACCCCCCTCTTAGGAGTTGCTTTATTTTACCTAATCATGACTCTTCCGTTGAGTAAACTAGTACAACATATTGAGAACAGGTGGAAAATTGATAGAAATGGTTAA
- a CDS encoding tRNA (guanine(10)-N(2))-dimethyltransferase: MKIISEGETKLMVPEESTLSKKDTVFYNPVMETNRNISVSVVQSFLDNFKRDEFLMCDPLGGSGARGIRYANELEFNGDLKVSIGDINPSAVKMIKENLKLNELENVEVFHEDANVLLSKNFKVFNVVDLDPFGSPVPYLDSGIRASLTKGGLLCMTATDTAVLCGAYRKTCIRKYNAIPLKGDKELAVRLMIGYAVKMASKYDIGLKPIFSHVTDHYARTFMVTERGAGKADSAIENLGYIRQDSEQKSFKAFEEGYEKGYAGSFYLGEISDKDIVQNSLETAKNRNYSKRAVDILELISKESEIEQVGCFDIHELCSFIKKLVPPVNDIMDNLKENGFKVSRVHYNPYGLKTDAELSDLVVLISEYHSKKY, from the coding sequence ATGAAAATAATTAGTGAAGGCGAGACAAAACTGATGGTTCCAGAGGAATCAACACTATCAAAAAAAGATACTGTATTTTACAATCCGGTGATGGAAACTAACCGTAATATTTCTGTTTCAGTTGTACAATCATTTCTGGATAATTTTAAAAGAGATGAATTTTTAATGTGCGATCCTCTTGGCGGCAGCGGTGCAAGAGGGATTAGATACGCAAATGAATTGGAATTTAACGGAGATTTAAAGGTATCAATTGGAGATATCAATCCAAGTGCCGTAAAGATGATAAAAGAAAATTTAAAACTAAATGAACTCGAAAATGTTGAAGTATTTCATGAAGATGCAAATGTACTCCTTTCAAAAAACTTTAAGGTATTTAATGTAGTTGATTTGGATCCTTTTGGTTCTCCAGTTCCGTATTTGGACAGTGGAATCAGGGCAAGTCTTACAAAAGGTGGTCTTTTGTGTATGACTGCAACAGATACTGCTGTTTTGTGTGGCGCATACCGGAAAACTTGTATTCGAAAATACAATGCAATACCTCTAAAGGGCGATAAAGAACTGGCAGTACGGTTAATGATTGGATATGCCGTAAAAATGGCTTCAAAATATGATATTGGATTAAAACCGATATTTTCACATGTAACGGATCACTATGCAAGAACCTTCATGGTTACAGAACGGGGAGCTGGAAAAGCCGATTCTGCAATTGAAAATTTAGGTTACATTAGGCAGGATAGTGAGCAAAAATCGTTTAAAGCATTTGAAGAAGGTTATGAAAAAGGATATGCAGGTTCATTCTATTTAGGTGAAATTTCAGATAAAGATATAGTTCAAAATTCGCTTGAAACTGCAAAAAACAGAAATTATTCAAAAAGAGCAGTAGATATCTTAGAGTTGATTTCAAAAGAATCAGAAATTGAGCAAGTCGGATGTTTTGACATACACGAACTCTGTAGTTTTATAAAAAAACTGGTTCCTCCAGTAAACGATATTATGGATAACTTAAAAGAAAATGGATTTAAAGTTTCAAGAGTTCACTACAATCCTTATGGTCTAAAAACAGACGCAGAACTTTCAGATCTAGTTGTTTTAATATCAGAATATCATTCAAAAAAATATTAA
- a CDS encoding MotA/TolQ/ExbB proton channel family protein: MVAIPGSELLSSTLHIISQSLLLPVVVFLLLFMAYAVINFGEFMAEYSSRIKVNSKDLKNMINTFPDKNAQEISNLISDMRLNKVHIGIIKELCEEGCADLKMTESHARNLIEKEELRLEKTLEKTDFVTRLGPTLGLMGTLIPMGPGLAALGAGDIHALANAIIIAFDTTVVGLAAGGICYVISKVRRRWYEEQMSTLEVLIESVLEALKKC, from the coding sequence ATGGTCGCAATCCCTGGAAGCGAGCTTTTAAGCAGCACACTTCACATAATTTCCCAGAGCCTATTACTGCCTGTTGTTGTGTTTTTATTACTCTTCATGGCATATGCGGTTATAAATTTTGGGGAATTCATGGCAGAATATTCAAGCAGGATTAAGGTTAATTCAAAGGATCTAAAAAACATGATAAATACATTCCCTGATAAAAATGCTCAAGAAATATCAAATTTAATTTCAGACATGAGATTAAACAAGGTTCACATTGGAATTATCAAGGAATTGTGTGAAGAAGGTTGCGCTGACTTAAAAATGACAGAATCGCATGCCAGAAACTTGATAGAAAAGGAAGAATTGAGACTAGAAAAAACGCTTGAAAAAACAGATTTCGTAACAAGACTTGGACCTACACTCGGTTTAATGGGAACTTTAATTCCTATGGGGCCAGGTCTTGCAGCACTAGGGGCTGGAGATATACATGCACTTGCAAATGCGATAATCATTGCATTTGATACAACTGTTGTCGGTCTTGCTGCAGGGGGAATCTGCTATGTTATTTCAAAGGTTAGAAGAAGATGGTACGAAGAACAGATGTCTACTCTTGAAGTATTGATTGAATCCGTCTTGGAGGCATTGAAAAAATGTTAA